One region of Quercus lobata isolate SW786 chromosome 2, ValleyOak3.0 Primary Assembly, whole genome shotgun sequence genomic DNA includes:
- the LOC115974458 gene encoding zinc finger CCCH domain-containing protein 6, with product MRGLHKSKRVSWASDVNLCQVKLFLSEESPSQVGLGGQDHLQAKTSLLLHSTGLGSDDNLPPGFEGAHPANHWQIKLSQIPIIKWRCPPQFVLNVAWQVVAGEESEETEVQNQREMRVLEAVYPRPSAIPPNPTVSVDAVDLGHDDGQTLLIPITPVEDEDMAVDSPPVSTTPFSLPVSQQLLMLAPGIPSASQCSLPIITNPPNQKPATGMAVVAEPDVVAAASATFNAIMKSNEHGNMIDQDLLIKLLNNPKMIEKLVTDYGTATNSTKPRSPPMASLDQPPVHIDRAVTSTPSSVTVSSTPFYHQPNGAGVGPPNLRLPSPAAIPVSSSLSVGAPPAKDMNYYKSLIQQHGGERQETLPQYGNRNSHQASANQELANNQKPRDLRPKIMKPCIYFNSSRGCRHGANCSYQHDASFQQRGSSSVQEVQNAKRMKLDREISS from the exons GTTAAGCTGTTCCTATCTGAGGAATCACCTTCACAAGTTGGGTTGGGTGGTCAAGATCACCTCCAAGCAAAGACATCTTTGCTATTGCATTCAACTGGTTTAGGGTCTGATGATAATCTGCCTCCTGGCTTTGAAGGAGCTCATCCTGCTAACCATTGGCAGATTAAGTTGTCCCAAATTCCTATAATCAAATGGAGATGTCCGCCTCAG TTTGTGCTGAATGTCGCTTGGCAAGTGGTTGCTGGGGAAGAAAGTGAAGAGACCGAGGTTCAAAATCAGAGGGAGATGAGAGTACTTGAAGCTGTTTATCCACGCCCCTCTGCCATTCCTCCAAA CCCTACTGTTTCAGTGGATGCAGTAGACTTGGGTCATGACGACGGGCAGACTCTTTTGATACCGATTACTCCAGTTGAAGATGAAGACATGGCAGTAGATTCACCACCTGTTTCCACAACACCATTTAGTCTTCCTGTAAGCCAACAGCTACTAATGTTGGCTCCCGGAATTCCATCTGCATCCCAATGTAGTTTACCCATCATTACAAATCCTCCTAACCAGAAGCCAGCTACTGGAATGGCTGTTGTAGCAGAACCTGATGTTGTAGCAGCAGCATCTGCCACCTTTAATGCAATCATGAAGAGCAATGAGCATGGAAACATGATTGACCAGGATTTGCTTATTAAACTGCTAAACAACCCAAAAATGATTGAGAAATTGGTTACAGATTATGGAACAGCCACGAACTCAACAAAGCCAAGGTCACCTCCCATGGCTTCATTAGATCAACCTCCTGTTCACATTGATAGGGCAGTGACCAGTACACCATCATCAGTTACTGTATCAAGCACACCTTTCTACCATCAACCAAATGGGGCTGGAGTGGGACCTCCTAATCTCCGACTTCCTTCACCAGCAGCCATTCCAGTTTCCTCTTCACTCTCCGTTGGAGCTCCTCCAGCAAAGGACATGAATTACTACAAGAGCTTGATTCAACAACATGGAGGAGAAAGACAAGAGACTCTTCCACAATATGGTAACCGAAACAGTCACCAAGCAAGTGCAAATCAGGAATTAGCAAATAACCAGAAACCAAGAGATCTGAGACCTAAAATAATGAAGCCTTGCATATACTTTAATAGTTCAAGGGGATGTCGTCATGGAGCCAACTGTTCATATCAGCATGATGCATCATTCCAGCAACGAGGTAGTAGTAGCGTGCAGGAAGTGCAAAATGCAAAGAGAATGAAATTGGATAGGGAGATCAGCAGTTAG
- the LOC115974459 gene encoding uncharacterized protein LOC115974459, producing MLKFLSRVRIEFNALDPRTASCMEFLAQCNAPKAKESNPACQIQVKRRTDDHPPQITVTFVNGVEEVYDATSTPAQTIRTMILDKGQSLETEQMFREAGEAWPVFIPEEELRQHAPGTKPRKAEEKKQ from the exons ATGCTGAAGTTCCTATCAAGAGTTCGGATCGAGTTCAATGCCTTGGACCCACGCACAGCCTCGTGCATGGAATTCTTGGCACAGTGCAACGCTCCCAAGGCCAAAGAGTCCAACCCTGCTTGTCAAATCCAAGTCAAACGCCGAACCGACGACCACCCTCCCCAAATCACCGTCACTTTCGTCAACGGAGTCGAAGAGGTTTACGACGCCACATCCACACCGGCCCAGACCATAAGGACTATGATTCTCGATAAGGGTCAGTCCCTCGAGACCGAGCAAATGTTCCGTGAAGCTGGTGAGGCTTGGCCTGTTTTTATCCCCGAAGAGGAGCTCCGCCAGCACGCGCCTGGCACCAAG CCGAGGAAAGCAGAAGAGAAGAAGCAGTAA
- the LOC115974460 gene encoding uncharacterized protein LOC115974460 has protein sequence MGASSSTEQKVSSEQRELESIAASTGALPMLKKAFTKLADPQSNALPLNALQQCFHINYKSPVCEAPTKMPGSFPVLLENLGSSIVDLFLDTQNGGLNWVEFVRGYNKCCGRMSASMSFNTLFRLYAATVTKAGLPLKMEFESDDADCKISGSLLANDVTMLLWMCWTMLWDYRTLRNSKAKGKENLCLPDVSHLVLSAVTSCAEVASDLNAWDCDVSALEVELPMGKFLTWAFKTMPSLPDCFTQFVHARLQNVLTSEDESTSSSSSLGNMSSTKSCNSNLLTCGRAWAISLTLRSTISEEILQLCFPSDGDGMDGKLLYKSSLHGRGLNRFWSNIGGYKGPLLMLVSASKEDAHGGSTNVKKWIIGALTENGFENKDLFYGSSGSLYAISPVFHVFPSAGKEKNFVYSHLHPTGKVYERQHKPVGIAFGGTMGNERVFVDEDFARVTIRHHATDKTYQPGSLFPDQGFLPVEALISEIEVWGLGGKAAKEVQSSYKKREELFTVQRRKVDLKTFGSWDESPEKMMMDMISDPNAVRREDR, from the exons CAATGTTTCCACATAAATTATAAAAGCCCAGTATGTGAAGCACCCACCAAGATGCCCGGTTCATTTCCTGTTTTATTGGAAAATCTGGGTTCATCCATTGTTGACCTCTTTCTTGATACCCAAAACGGGGGACTAAATTGGGTTGAGTTTGTGAGAGGTTATAATAAGTGCTGTGGAAGAATGTCAGCATCAATGTCATTTAATACATTGTTCAGACTGTATGCTGCAACAGTGACAAAAGCAGGTCTTCCTTTGAAGATGGAGTTTGAATCTGATGATGCTGATTGTAAGATAAGCGGTTCGCTTTTGGCCAACGATGTTACTATGCTTCTTTGGATGTGTTGGACTATGTTGTGGGATTATAGAACTTTGAGAAATTCgaaagcaaaaggaaaagaaaatctttGTCTCCCGGATGTTAGTCATCTTGTATTATCGGCAGTCACATCATGTGCTGAAGTTGCCAGTGACTTGAATGCATGGGATTGTGATGTCTCAGCCTTGGAAGTTGAACTTCCCATGGGAAAGTTTCTTACATGGGCCTTTAAAACAATGCCGAGCCTCCCAGATTGCTTTACACAATTTGTCCATGCGAGACTTCAAAACGTTCTCACTTCAGAG GATGAATCGACATCTTCGAGTTCATCACTAGGAAATATGTCCTCAACGAAGTCATGCAATTCTAATCTTTTAACCTGTGGAAGGGCATGGGCAATTTCCCTCACACTGAGAAGTACCATAAGTGAAGAGATCTTGCAATTATGCTTTCCGAGCGATGGTGATGGAATGGATGGAAAACTTCTTTATAA GTCATCTCTTCATGGGAGAGGCTTAAATAGATTCTGGTCTAATATTGGAGGATACAAAGGTCCATTGCTAATGTTGGTGTCTGCAAGTAAAGAAGATGCTCATGGGGGTAGCACCAATGTTAAAAAATGGATCATTGGTGCACTTACAGAGAATGGTTTTGAAAATAAGGATCTGTTCTATGGAAGCTCAGGAAGTCTATATGCTATAAGTCCTGTCTTCCATGTGTTTCCGTCTGCTG ggaaagaaaagaacttTGTGTATAGCCACTTGCATCCTACTGGTAAAGTATATGAACGACAGCATAAGCCTGTCGGAATTGCATTTGGAGGAACTATGGGAAATGAGAGAGTCTTTGTCGATGAAGATTTTGCTAGAGTTACTATTCGCCATCATGCCACTGACAAAACTTACCAACCTGGTTCCCTCTTCCCAGATCAG GGGTTCCTACCTGTTGAAGCTTTGATTTCAGAAATTGAAGTTTGGGGATTAGGTGGGAAAGCAGCTAAGGAAGTGCAGAGTTCATACAAGAAGAGAGAGGAGCTTTTCACAGTGCAAAGACGAAAG GTTGACTTGAAAACATTTGGAAGTTGGGATGAATCGCCCGAAAAGATGATGATGGACATGATCTCTGATCCCAATGCAGTTCGGCGAGAAGATCGTTGA